In Vitis vinifera cultivar Pinot Noir 40024 chromosome 11, ASM3070453v1, a genomic segment contains:
- the LOC100243016 gene encoding uncharacterized protein LOC100243016, with translation MGSERGREMRERVFVSIFALATLPLSLLLFSLSLSSHPIKSQIYHLEAVAALSPTRFEARHVWKESRAYTISLVRLNALFFFPCYALSLLAAITAVHSTGLSCNGKRPTLDTALTAVRTTWKKPLVTTICVYAVMLVYVLLQRTLVAAAAEAGGLGPVAVAVALVGLGVEVYLMAVLSLGVVVSVMEERWGWDAIGSGWGLMEGRRFTGGYCRES, from the exons ATGGGAAgtgagagagggagggagatgCGGGAGAGAG TTTTTGTTTCCATATTTGCCCTCGCCACTCTCCCGCTTTCCCTCCTCCTCTTCTCCCTATCTCTTTCCTCCCACCCAATCAAATCCCAAATCTACCATCTGGAGGCAGTGGCTGCCCTCTCCCCAACACGCTTCGAGGCTCGCCATGTCTGGAAGGAGTCACGTGCCTACACCATCTCCCTCGTTCGCCTCAACgccctcttcttcttcccatGCTACGCCCTCTCCCTCCTCGCCGCCATAACCGCCGTCCACTCCACCGGCCTCTCCTGCAACGGAAAGCGCCCCACTCTTGACACGGCGCTCACGGCCGTCAGGACCACATGGAAGAAACCCTTGGTCACCACCATCTGTGTCTACGCCGTCATGCTGGTGTACGTGCTCCTCCAGCGCACATTAGTCGCGGCCGCCGCCGAGGCCGGTGGTCTGGGTCCGGTGGCGGTGGCGGTGGCGCTTGTGGGGTTGGGTGTGGAGGTGTACCTGATGGCGGTGCTGAGCCTGGGAGTGGTGGTTTCTGTGATGGAGGAGCGATGGGGGTGGGATGCGATTGGGAGCGGGTGGGGTTTGATGGAGGGGAGGAGGTTTACCGGTGGGTATTGTCGGGAATCCTAG
- the LOC104880755 gene encoding RING-H2 finger protein ATL56: MPNHVHRHHADSAATAGPPPSKPNPKLLSFFFLQAIIMTAVISLFFLFVGVAAILLLHICFAGGVFHHRRRRSTCLPNSGYSAEDLQKLPRFRFDRVEAETARECVVCLEALREGEWCRSLPDCDHIFHSNCVDKWLIKVLACPTCRAPVRFNSGSAGLENRGLKEW; encoded by the coding sequence ATGCCGAACCACGTCCACCGCCACCATGCCGACTCCGCTGCCACTGCCGGGCCACCTCCTTCCAAACCAAACCCTAAGCTCctctccttcttcttcctccaaGCCATCATCATGACCGCTGTCATCTCCCTTTTCTTCCTCTTTGTCGGCGTAGCCGCCATACTCCTCCTCCACATCTGTTTCGCCGGCGGCGTCTTCCATCACCGACGCCGCCGCAGCACTTGCCTTCCAAATTCCGGCTACTCTGCGGAAGACCTACAGAAGCTTCCCCGATTCCGGTTCGATCGCGTGGAAGCAGAAACAGCGAGAGAATGCGTGGTGTGTTTGGAGGCGTTGAGGGAAGGGGAGTGGTGCCGAAGCCTTCCAGACTGTGATCACATCTTCCATTCCAATTGCGTCGATAAATGGCTGATAAAAGTGCTGGCTTGCCCCACTTGTCGTGCTCCGGTTCGGTTCAACAGCGGCTCAGCCGGTTTGGAGAACAGGGGGCTGAAGGAATGGTAG